A window of the Carassius carassius chromosome 36, fCarCar2.1, whole genome shotgun sequence genome harbors these coding sequences:
- the LOC132116877 gene encoding vitelline membrane outer layer protein 1-like, whose amino-acid sequence MVVHSLCLLDPLINFISILIHQARSAAMHHFIFMMFSLLFITGLQVSIQTVEKRVERSIDRQYKSELTVPNGGGWGSWGQRDMCPAGTYAAGFSLRVEAPVGRDDDTALNGIRLHCIASKASSNSFRSYSTIQSDVGSWGQWTDIKWCPSGFLTAFQLRVERSQGDGDDTAANNIMFRCTQGTLQGDGTNWGDWGSWSQTCGGKGICGLKTRIEVPQGRGDDTALNDVIMFCCD is encoded by the exons ATGGTAGTACACTCTCTGTGTCTGCTTGATCCATTAATTAATTTCATCAGTATCTTGATCCATCAGGCCAGGTCTGCAGCAATGCATCACTTCATTTTCATGATGTTTTCACTGCTATTCATTACTGGGCTGCAGGTGAGCATTCAGACTGTAGAAAAACGTGTTGAGCGAAGCATCGACAGACAGTATAAATCTGAGCTGACCGTGCCGAATGGAGGGGGCTGGGGGTCGTGGGGTCAGAGGGACATGTGTCCAGCTGGAACGTACGCTGCAGGATTCAGTCTAAGG gtGGAAGCTCCTGTTGGTCGAGATGATGACACTGCACTCAACGGGATCCGTCTTCACTGCATTGCATCTAAAGCCTCATCAAACTCGTTTCGTAGCTACTCCACAATTCAGTCAGATGTAGGCAG CTGGGGTCAATGGACAGATATCAAATGGTGTCCTTCTGGATTCTTGACTGCGTTTCAGCTGAGAGTCGAACGCTCTCAAGGAGATGGTGATGATACGGCCGCAAACAACATCAT GTTCAGATGCACTCAAGGGACTTTACAGGGTGACGGCACAAACTGGGGTGACTGGGGCTCCTGGAGTCAAACATGTGGAGGAAAAGGGATTTGTGGTCTCAAGACACGGATAGAAGTACCTCAAGGACGAGGAGACGACACCGCTCTCAATGATGTTATCATGTTCTGCTGTGATTAA